A single genomic interval of Malania oleifera isolate guangnan ecotype guangnan chromosome 11, ASM2987363v1, whole genome shotgun sequence harbors:
- the LOC131167809 gene encoding DNA-directed RNA polymerase V subunit 5A: protein MEVDGLGGDVNGAVYGRCLSSFVDEGSAESHRYYLARRTALEMLKDRGYAVPDSEIDLSLHQFRSNYGQKPDIDRLRISTSLRSDPSKKILVIFCGPEVVKVNTIRRIATQIVNKDSLKRLILILQNQITNQALKAVDIFSFKVEMFQITDLLVNITKHVLKPKHRILTNKEKERLLKKYSLEEKQLPRMLEKDAIARYYGLEKGQVVKVTYSGEITGSHVTYRCVW from the exons atggaggtggatgGGCTCGGCGGGGATGTGAATGGGGCAGTGTACGGGAGGTGCTTGAGCAGCTTCGTGGACGAAGGGAGCGCTGAGAGCCACAGGTACTACCTAGCTCGGAGAACTGCGTTGGAGATGCTGAAGGACAGAGGCTACGCCGTTCCCGACTCCGAAATCGACCTCTCTCTCCACCAATTCCGATCCAATTACGGCCAGAAGCCCGACATCGACCGCCTTCGCATCTCCACTTCTCTCCGGTCCGACCCCTCCAAGAAA ATTCTGGTCATTTTCTGTGGGCCTGAGGTGGTAAAAGTAAATACAATCCGCCGAATTGCAACTCAAATTGTTAATAAAGACAGTCTAAAGCGGCTGATCTTAATATTGCAAAATCAAATAACAAACCAAGCTCTCAAAGCTGTGGATATTTTCTCCTTCAAAGTAGAGATGTTCCAA ATTACCGACTTGCTTGTTAATATTACAAAACACGTGTTAAAGCCAAAGCATCGAATTTTGACCAACAAGGAGAAAGAGAGGCTTTTAAAGAAGTACAGTTTGGAAGAGAAGCAG CTTCCTCGAATGCTGGAGAAGGATGCGATTGCTCGATATTATGGGCTTGAGAAAGGGCAGGTGGTGAAAGTTACTTACAGCGGTGAAATTACGGGATCACATGTTACTTACAGATGCGTTTGGTGA